The Eptesicus fuscus isolate TK198812 chromosome 17, DD_ASM_mEF_20220401, whole genome shotgun sequence genome has a window encoding:
- the ITPRIP gene encoding inositol 1,4,5-trisphosphate receptor-interacting protein: MALGLFRVCLVVVTAIINHPLLFPRENATVPENEEEIIRKMQVLEEKLHLEQLRLEEEVAQLAAEKEALERVAEEAQQQNESRTAWDLWSTLCMILFLVIEVWRQDHQDGPSPECLGGDEDELPGLDGAPLRGLILPNKATLDHFYERCIRGATADAARTREFVEGFVDDLLEALRSLCNRDRDMEVEDFIGVDSMYENWQVDKPLLCHLFVPFIPPEPYHFRPELWCSGHSVPLNRQGYGQIKVVRADEDTLGCICGKTKLGEDLLCLLHGKNTLAQPISEVGDPLCARGSPYLDTMQVMRWFQEALTRAWHRIAHKYEFDLAFGQLDTPGSLKIRFRSGKFMPFNLIPVIQCDDSDLYFVSHLPREPSGGAPASSTDWLLSFAVYERHFLRMTSKALPEGACHLSCLQIASFLLSKQRRLTGPSGLGNYHLKTALLHLLLSRRSADWKAGQLDARLRELLCFLEKSLLEKKLHHFFIGNRKVPETLGLPEAVRRAEPLNLFRPFVLQRSLYRETVDSFYEMLKNAPALISEYSLHIPSDHANLPPKAAVL, translated from the coding sequence ATGGCGCTGGGGCTCTTCCGGGTGTGCCTCGTGGTGGTCACAGCCATCATCAACCACCCGCTGCTGTTCCCGCGGGAGAACGCCACGGTCCCCGAGAACGAGGAGGAGATCATCCGCAAGATGCAGGTGCTTGAGGAGAAGCTACATCTAGAGCAGCtgcgcctggaggaggaggtggcgcAGCTGGCCGCCGAGAAGGAGGCCCTGGAGCGGGTGGCCGAGGAGGCCCAGCAGCAGAATGAGAGCCGCACGGCCTGGGACCTGTGGAGCACCCTCTGCATGATCCTCTTCCTAGTGATCGAGGTGTGGCGGCAGGACCACCAGGATGGGCCCTCGCCCGAGTGCCTGGGCGGGGACGAGGACGAGCTGCCTGGCCTGGATGGTGCCCCCCTCCGAGGCCTCATCCTGCCCAACAAGGCCACTCTGGACCACTTTTATGAGCGCTGCATCCGGGGGGCCACGGCTGACGCAGCCCGCACCCGGGAGTTTGTGGAAGGCTTTGTGGATGACTTGCTGGAAGCCCTGAGGAGCCTATGCAACCGGGACAGGGACATGGAGGTGGAGGACTTCATTGGCGTGGACAGCATGTACGAGAACTGGCAGGTGGACAAGCCGCTGCTGTGCCACCTTTTTGTGCCCTTCATACCCCCTGAGCCCTACCACTTCCGCCCAGAGCTCTGGTGCTCCGGCCACTCGGTGCCCTTAAACCGCCAGGGCTACGGCCAGATCAAGGTGGTCCGGGCTGACGAGGATACGTTGGGCTGTATCTGTGGCAAGACGAAGCTTGGGGAAGACCTGCTGTGTCTCCTCCATGGCAAGAACACCTTGGCGCAGCCCATCAGCGAGGTGGGAGACCCACTGTGTGCCAGAGGCTCCCCCTACCTGGACACGATGCAGGTCATGAGGTGGTTCCAGGAGGCCCTCACCAGAGCCTGGCACCGCATCGCCCACAAGTATGAGTTCGACCTGGCCTTTGGCCAGCTGGACACCCCGGGGTCCCTCAAGATCAGGTTCCGCTCAGGGAAGTTCATGCCCTTCAACCTGATTCCTGTGATCCAGTGCGATGACTCGGACCTGTACTTTGTCTCCCACCTTCCCAGGGAGCCCTCTGGGGGGGCCCCGGCATCCAGCACTGACTGGCTCCTGTCCTTTGCTGTCTATGAGCGGCACTTCCTCCGGATGACATCGAAGGCACTGCCCGAGGGTGCCTGCCACCTCAGCTGCTTGCAGATCGCCTCCTTCCTGCTGTCCAAGCAGCGCCGCCTGACCGGCCCCAGCGGGCTGGGCAACTACCACCTGAAGACGGCCCTGCTGCACCTCCTGCTCTCCCGGCGGTCCGCCGACTGGAAGGCCGGGCAGCTCGACGCTCGTCTCCGTGAGCTGCTCTGCTTCCTGGAGAAGAGCCTGCTCGAGAAGAAGCTCCATCACTTCTTCATCGGCAACCGCAAGGTGCCCGAGACCCTGGGACTCCCTGAGGCCGTGCGCAGGGCCGAGCCCCTCAACCTCTTCCGGCCCTTCGTCCTGCAGCGCAGCCTCTACCGGGAGACTGTGGACTCCTTCTATGAGATGCTCAAGAACGCCCCAGCGCTCATCAGCGAGTACTCCCTACACATCCCCTCAGACCACGCTAACCTGCCCCCAAAGGCTGCCGTCTTGTAG